aTAACTGTGCATGAAACTGACTTTTCTTTGTCGTTTCAAGATAAGCAGGGATCTTGGTCATCAACATGAATAGTGTCCTTTTTAAGAATAATGCGAGATTTTCTTTAGttaagaaaaagaacaaacatTGTTGTCGTTCTAATGCAGTAATGAATCAAAATGGGGCTCTATACTAAAAGCCAACAAAATAAACTTGGCATTGCAATGAAACATTCGAAAAGTTACATGCATGCTATGAGGAAGCACCTTGAAGTCGAAGCCATGCGTGCATCATCTCGTGGGCTAGGATAGAACCAGTCAGCAACCTGTATGAGGAGAGTTTGAGAGtcatagaaaaacaaaatctcAGCGGTATAAGGATGATAAAGTGAAGAGGTCGGCTCCACATCTGATGCTCGATGTATCATTGTTTGATACCAAGAGGCCAAGATTGACACTACCACCAGATGCTGAAGTCAAATGCAGTAGTTATGAATTTGCCTTGCCAAGAGAAAATCTCTCACCAGTCTCCACTATATCGGCAAAACTTCCAATATACACAATCACTCTAATAAAATCTCACAGAGCAAGAGAATCTGTCAAGTATCCTTTATTTCATAAATTCTTCTCAATCTTGCACGTAAACCTATTTTTGGAATTCCCTCGTATTGTAAAGCAGGACCACTGCTGATATACCGCAACTGTGGTACTTGAACATATATGTTAACCTCTATGTTAATGGATAAAACGTGCTCTACAAATACTTCGGTATCCTTCATACATGAATTTTCACTACCTATATCACCAGCAATTACTTCAAATTCTAGCTCCATGAAATGGCATCCTAAGGATTTATTCCTTCGTCCGTGTCACGCAGGAAATGTTTCCGTCACCACAAGTATTCTCTGAACATGATCGGAATCAGAAATAACCAAACTCAGATCAACATTTATAACCCCAAAACAAACTTGTGCTTGCATATTACCAACCCTTCTTCATTTCTTATCATTAGTTATCAAGATTGTTCAAAGTGGCATCACTGCGAAATATGCATGTTAACATCTCATTGTGATGCATATATTCTTTTCTTCACGTCCGTTGAAAAAGACTGAGAAGTTGCCAACCACTCAAGTCTTATAAAATTTAAcagcacgagagagagagagagagagagagagagagtacctagGAAGGCCATATAAAATCAGGATTGCAGTCACCTCACAACGACGGATGAGTTTATAAGGCTCAGTTATCATATTCATGACCCTGTTTCCTGCCCCAATTTTTGGGCGCCTCAAAATCTGCTCATGCAACGATAATATACAAGAAAATGGGCTATTGATCATGACAAACTCACTGGTTATATGGAAAGGAAGAAACATAAATGACACAAACTGGCAAAACATCCTTACAGTGCTAACAGTTTGCTCCTCGGAAAGGCAGAGTCCTCTGGTCTCAGGCATGTGATGATGGCCCTGGCCAAGAGAAAGAACCACTGTAAGCTTTTTGGCACTGCAAAAGATTAATTCACCCAAGAGAAACAAGAAATCCAACAAACTATCATTAGTCATTCGACTATGAATTTGCCTTACACTCTTTTCACCATCCATGGCTTCATTCAATGCTTGCCTCTCCACCAAGAGTAGGGGAACCTGCTGCTCCACTTTCATATTCAATCCTTCATAAAATTCTTGTATATCAAGATAGAGGGGTTGGCACTGATTAGTGTCCATGATTGCAGAGTCCAGACACTCAAGACAGAGCTTTCGACCGTCCTCCAGTGCAACATATTTTGTTTCCCTTGGCTGCATATGAAGAGCAAAATCAACATTTATTCTGAAAAGACATGATTGAGTAGGCTTTTCTTGGACAGCATGAAGGGGTATGTGTGGTTGTCTGGAATGCAGATCCACGAGTTGGCATCCAAACCCAATATGGCATCAAGAAAATACTGGGGAAGTATCAAATAACTTTACCAACTCACATGTTCGGACATCCTCACAATATCTCTTGGAATGGAGAGTTCATTGTTATTCCAAAGGCTCGTTCAGTCATATATAGAGAAGAAACACTCAAATTCTCAGTAACTATAAAAACTTTCTGATAATAGTGTGACTTTAGCTATGGATTGAATGTACATTATCTACCCATTTATAGTAAATTTGTTATCAGGAATACATACTTTAGTTTAGTACTATGCTTATATAGACGTCTTTAATAAGGAGAGACGTATTAGTATTTCCTTTCAGATAATTTATCGACACATTGATCATCGTCAAGTTCTAATGTAAAATGAACAAACCGTTGGGATGAGCATGCACATTCACGCTCTTGAATAGTTAATTATTGAGTAGTTTTTTCCTAAGTAATCTCAATCTGTATGGCCACTCAGACTGACTTCTGTGCTTTAATTTGACAGGAAGGGAATAAAATCCCTTTCTTTCTGATACAAATAAGGTACACACactagaaattaaaatttaGCAAGAATGAAAAAGGGAATCACAGGGAATGGGATTGAGATGCCCCTTCGCACACGTGTAATTTAAGTTAAACTAACCTCCATTCGCTCACAGCTACAGCACCGAGGAGTCCCGTCATGTTCATGAAAGGGGCAGTACTTCTGGACCCAGAAAGGATGTGCTCTATATTCTATAAGACCAGCAGCGTTTGTTGgtatctgaaaaaaaaaaagaagtcataaAACTTCTAAAGGACCAGTACAAATTGATAAGAAATGGAACTTCTACAGGACCAGTACAAATTGATAAGAAATGGAACTTGAAAGATAAGTATATTAGTTTCACACTACAAAAGACGCCAATTCACAAAACCTTTTAGTGTTTCCGAGATTTCTTTACATAAGATGGACCTAGGTGCCCAGGTTAGAATAGTGGTTAAAATGTCCAAGACACGCAATACTTGAAGTCGAAGATGTTTAAGACATCGCAACACATTCGCCTAACCGAAACCCAGGCAAAATTTTGCATGACATTTAAAGCTATGTTAGACCAACTATAAAGTAGCCTTGTGGAGGATATGGGCTTGCTGAGTTTATTTAGAACGATATTGGATTATATTTACCTGGTATCATCATTATAAATTGGTTAAGAGTTTGGCTAATCCAACTCTAGGCGTTCTCGGCATTTTTAATGTGAGCAAAGCGTGAAGGCCCCATTGCAACAAGAAGCTAacatttgggttgaaaaatttGTCCACTTATAAGAAAGCTTCCCTGGATTTCTCTAGTCTCCAGAAGCCAAATAGAGGAGCATGGCAGAGAATTTGTCCaacccaaagaaaaaagaagaaacaattgTCCTTTCCAGGACATGTTGCCGCAGTTGTTTAGCCTACAGATTGAAGGCATGTGTGCCATGATACCACCTGCTCCAAGGAACTAGGGCAACGATTGAATTTCAAGGTAATCCACCCGGATACTTGGGTTAGTATGTGACCCCAGAAACAGGATTTTGATCTCAGGATAGTATTTGATGCCAAAACAGGATTTTTGATCTCTTCATTTAACATCCCTCAACCTTTTTCAGAGACATCAAAATGACGGGGGGTTATTTGATTGTGTTCGAAATTACAGTTACTTTTTTCTGGCTTTAAAAGGGGAATAAAGTCATGGAAGAAAGGAAAACAGTCCAGCtgctttttttcccttttaagttCCAACTATAATCCATATGATTAAAGCTCAAGTAGATTTCACAAGAATGTACAACAACAATTCTGGCCAGTGGCCACCACaacatacaatttttttttcatatatttaaAGCTCTGTAATTTGAAACAGCAAAGTACTAGAAAATATATGGACATCAATTCATTGCTTTGTATGATATGACATTCAAAGGAACGAACATGTACTCCACGTTGTGTTTCGGAAAGAAAACATTATTGACATGGCCACAAAAAATCTCAGCATGATTCAGtccaaagaagaaaaacaacaatTTTGATGCAGTAAATGTTGCACTGTGAAGAATTAAAATTTTCCCACTGGCACTAGAACCTGATTATGCAAGATAGAATCAACAGGTTACTTCTTGACACTTGAAAGATACTTACAAAATGTTTGCAAACGTCGCATTTTGGGTGATAGTTCTCCTTGTAGCAAAACTTGTGATAAGGATAATTCCCAGACAGCGAAAACTACAGAAGAAGCAATATGCAAAAACCTCAGCACCACAAAATCACAGGAATTATTATTCTACATCAGTTATCGACTAGTAAAGTACACTGATGGTTCAACGTTAAATCAGAATAGAACTACAGTATTTTGGCAGCATAGACAGTAGTTTTTGTACCTCATAATCACAAATTGGTTGGTTGCAGGCATGGCATCTGAAACATTCTGGATGCCAAACTGCATTCATGCAATTGAGAAATCTTCCGTAACCAATCTCAGTGTTACAACCAGCACATACTCTatcacaaagaaaaagaagagaaaacataGCTTGATTACATTGACAGTAAGTCATCGTCCAAATGACAACTGGTGCATCTGACCTCAGTAGTTGTTTTAGGTTACATAGCTAATTATGCTATAAGGCACTGCAACAGGAAGTTTATGCACTGTACTACTGACCCATAGTCAATAACTTACATTTACCACATTCATGGGGTTAGAATAGAAACTGAAAAACCAGAAAACACAAAGCATATTTATCACAGTTGTACACACAGGACAAGGAGATGAAGTTTTTTAACTGTTCTTGTAGAAGTGTAACGTGAACAAAATCTTTTATCTTATTCAATATTGTAACAATAGAgcaatttcaaaaatgaaattttaccaAAAGTCGATCAAATAAGCCTCCCTAAAGTATTATTGACAGGAAGGATCGTACCTGACCCCTGTTGAATAGGGGTAAGACATAGGTTGATAAATATTTCCATTCCCATTCCAACTCCCACTGCCACTGCCACTCACAttcccatttccatttccattcgCATTTCCACggccatttccatttccattcgCATTTCCACGGCCATGGCCATGGCCATTGCCATTTCCAGGTCCATATCGTGGTGGAGATTCAATGTTCCAGCTTTCCTGTAGAGCTTTGGCAATTTGTTCATCTTCTTTCAATTGGGATTCATAATCTGGACAGTAATATGAGGAACTTAATCTCACAATGCAGGATATAGGCCAAGGAAACAGAATCACTATATTTCATATATGCTTAATCCCACAATGCAGAAAATATACTCGAAGCACAGATCTGAGAAAATTGAATTGCTACATTTCGTATATGCTTAATTACCACCATCAGGCAAGTCCAAAAGGCAAAGCTCTTACACTTTGTGAAATCTATTGAGAAAAACCAACACAAGTAAAGCAAGGAAGTCAAGGATAACTCCAAACATAGAACTACATATTAAAGTACCATGGACACTGTCTCTTGTAATGATCTATATCGTTAGCCTGTCTCTTTGTACCAACTATAAAATTCTACCAACCCTATTATTCCAAAAGGCAATTATGAGTCCAGACTTGCAActgattttacaaatattttccCATGGCTATGAGTATGGTATTCGAGCAATTTGCAAGGGATATAACAAATTAGTTAACAGTGGTCGACGATTACTGGATGATGAACAACTTTGAAAATTCAAGACTCTTAATGATTACGTCGGACCCATAAAAGTAGATCATATCATTATCACCAAGAATTACTGTGTTTTCCCTGTCAACCCCATTACATAATTTCGCTATTACCAACCAACAATGAATGAGTTTCCACAAAATTTCTTGCATTAAGAGTTTAAAAGAAGTTATAGGACGACATAAAGTAGATCATGGTTTGCATTGGGATTGCTGCCCTATATTTTGAGAATGTATGTTTCTGCCAGGGAGCAATGCATAGGGATATTGTGCCTCTAAAGTTAAACTAAATCCTTACATGAACATTGCACAAAAAGGAAATCACTTTTTCCACTTCTAGGCACGTCTAAGATTGGCAgctaaacaaaataaactagtTGACATATATTTCCACAACAACCTATAGTTTTAATTCAAGAAGCAAACATGGATATCGCATAGGAAAGTTTCACTCACCAACAACGTTTTTCCTTTTATGATCTTCTTCCAAAAGGGAGAGTGCAATGGCATGATCTATGTCTTCGGTCTCTGAACCCGCATCCTGTAGTCCCACAATCAAGTAGGTCAACATAGACGGAGCAAAAGAACTTGCAAACAACACTTAAATATGCCGCCATTTTACTAAAGGTATGAAGGCCAAAACGATGACTAAGAAAAGAATGATTTGACTTATCTCCTCGGCTCTTTCATTTGCCTTGAGATTAAACATGACAGAAAACTCTAAAATAGCTCAAAGAGATTGTTCAAAGTAGCAACTAAATTACCCCTGAAGTCGAAGGTTCATTCCCGACTGTTTCTTCTTCACTATATCTATCATTCCAGTCATATTGCCCCTCTGAAACTTTGTGGCTTGAGCCCTTGAAAATTTTGCTAAGCCAGCCCATAAGTCGAAATGCTATCTGTGTGTGATCAAGGAAGTTTTTATCTGCTCACACATCATTTTCAAACAACAGAAGCATCATGAATGAAATAAAATGCAGAAGGTCAGATTTTCTGATACGGCAATAATCCTCCCAAGTCACAACCATCACATTATATAGAAAAAACTTGAGAATTCGCAGCTAATCCTACATCAAATTTATCATATTGCAAAACATGTATTACGACTTACGAGGACAGACGACCGTTGAACTGTAAATTATATTGGAATTTCTGATTAAAATGCATGAACTAAAAGGTGACTTGTACATTGATTGAATCTGTTCTTACACAACGACAAGAACTTAAATATGTTCTTGTCAACTACGAGTTCCCATTACTTGTCCAAACGAGTGACAGTGTGCAATGTGAGAGGGGCCAATCACCATGAAAGTATCAACAAGATGAAGATGGTGTAAGCATCAAAATTTCAAAGGTACAGCTCTACTGGAATGACTCATCTCTCTCACACGGCATATTCAACAGAGATCACAATTAAACAAAACAAGGTAAACATGCAATTATCTCCTTTCAAATTGTTTTTGACGTAAAAGTCACAAGAAAGACAGGAAGGGTATCGCGAAAACTGAATGGACCCCAATTCACTATATGAAGATTACATCAGGAGAATTAACACAAAGTGTATGCAAATGTTAAATTCAACAACTGATCATCCAAACCAAAATTTATCCTCCACTATTAGCATATCAAACTACGAATCAAGATTTACAAGAATAACACCACAACAATTATCAACACTCGTAAAGAGGGACACCGATTAGACAAACCAGCCATAATGCTGCTTCCCAATATGCATCAGTTCCAACAACAAAATTGCTTTGAGAAGTCATCAAAAAGCTGTTATTTAGCTCATCTGAATATAAATAAGACCCCTAAAgacataaagaaaaaaataaaggaaagaaagaaagattctTCCAGCTCATTGTGCCCCTAATATCCATAACAATTAACCTGTGGTTCCAGATTAATTAAAGATTAAAAGAGATTATTTTATTGGATGAGTGACTCACCTCAAAGCAGACCAAGAATCAGCAAGAATGGTGGGAAGCAGAAAAAACCCAGATCAGATAAGAACCTAATCAGCTCAAAAGCAACATCACCCACGACAATTCCAGCCGCGTAAAGATATTCTCAGCATacccttttaattttctttcaatCCAAACAAGAATCTACCAAACCCAAAACACTACTATGGACTCCTCCTGAAATCTCTACGAAACCTCCTGGGTAAAatgtaaagagagagaaaaatcgcAGAGGCTGAGCAGATGGAGGGAGACTTGAAAATTACGCAAATTCAAAGGTCAAAGAAGGTGAAGACGTGGAAATCGGGAGGAGGAGTTGTTGTGTCGGGTTTAAAACGCGAAGGGCTTGAAGAAAGGAATATCAAACCGGGttgggttgggggggggggggttggggggtTTGGGTGGTTTGAATATACTCCGTGTTTGAAAGTCTTACAAGGCATGTGGGCTTATGTGGCATGTGGTGTAGCTCATTAGTTAGTCAGGTTGTTTAGTAAATTTGCTTTCAAACAAATACTTTTATTTTCTATAGTTCGATTCTTGTGGTGAGATCgcaagaaagaaatttttggCATATATCATAGTCTCTCTGTGAATGGCCTGCTTTCAATGGAATTGACGAAGAAATTAATCGAAGTGTACGTAAACGAACACAATCAATcagtacaaaaaaattggcatgtggggttttcttttttctttttttaatccgtGCATGTGGGGCCGAATGAGCTCTTTATTGCAAAAAGACCCACAAAAGCTTCTCGAATAAAGAGTAAAAGCAAAGTCTATGAAACCGAGGAAGAGATCCAGTTGAAAttgggagagagaaaggaacgAATTTTCTTGATTGagggggaaaaataaaaaaaggaaagaaagaagaaattacGCTTCAACGATTGATTGATAAGATAAGGGTGTGTAGGGTGAGTTCCAGAACtcaaaataagtccttattttttaagaaggcaatttcaagttcaaaaatgagggacttattgaaatataaaaatatgcactatagattttttaaaaaagcaatttcaagttaaaaaatgagggacttattgaaatataaaaatatgcactatagatcttgtttgaaagatctcgttgagatcttttatacgatgcaaaaaaaattaaaaaattatttttcatttacattatttttgagtttaaaaatgtaaaataagctgcttattttttaagaagatttctggaactaGGCCGTGGTAGGCAGGCTCGCATTGATCGTTTCCAAGATCTTTCATCTTCTATTGAGTAATACTGTATATTCGATAGGTCCATTATAATACTCATATAATTGTAACTTAAGAAGAAATATAACGATGAAAacgattaaatttttttttttaggaaattgaaatctacactcctttttttcacatttacactcttttttttttgtcttctagcaaaaaaattacatacactttcaacactaaaatccaaaaaagggagtgtaaatgtcaaaaaatggagtgtagatttcaatttccttttttttattcaagcAATAGaataggctccgttccagaacaccttcttaaaaaataagtacttatttcacattttcaaactcaaaaataatgtaaatgaaaaataatttttcaattttttttgcaccatattaaagatctcaatgagatctatcaaacaagatccatagtgatagaaaaattatttgcgtaagcacataattttttagcttgaaattgccttcttaaaaaataagtacttatttatcgttccggaacggggaCAAGTATAAGAATTAGATGAAACTGAAAACAATTTCACAATTATTATGAGTCAAACTTAACTGCTGGCAATGTTAGGGGGAGAAGCAATACCAAGCAATTCTATAATTACTATAAATTCAATCCAACTATTAGTCGCATTAGTGGGAGAAATAATTCTAAGAAAATATGGGGAGAAGAATAACCACACGAAGATGAGAAGATTCGAACAGTTAAACTCGTAATAAAATACAAGAATCTTGACCAACTGAGCTAGTCCTAGTTGATAACGATTTAATAATGTACACAAAGTACTGATATATCACTATAACTATCAATTTATCATGTGGACATGACTTTTCTGTCATTAAGGATTCAACTTGAGGGAGTGCAAATTCACCCATTTTAGTCCCGACATCGgctttaattttgaaaataaaaatattttatcacgTGGAGATGTTTATCGACATCGTCATCGAAAAGAATTGTCCTACGCgatcaaaataaatttagatGTGTAAACTGGATTCcacgcaaaaaaaattattaggtgGTTGTAAGGCACCATCACATGGTGCCATAACACCCTTCTCCGCCACACATTCCTAAGTTTCACAGAAACGTGTGTTGAAGGGGTGTTGGGTATCACGCGACAGGGCCGcaaaagtattgaataattactcattcCACGCACCCAAGCTAAACCCGATTTTTACATCTAATTTTCTTGAATAATGTACTTCTAGATGTtggattaaaataatttttggtgaAGATAAGCATCGTGACGTGGTCCGAAATACGAacggttttgattttgatattttgaGCAAGCAATATAGGACTGACATGGGTGGATTGCACCCCTCAAGTTGGGCTTCAGATCCCAACTTAAAACTACCGAATACTTTTGGTGGGtttactattaaaaaaaatggtgaatttTCCTTAAAAAGTTTGCCAATGGACTttatacaagtttttttttttatttggacttTTAATTGATGTATATAATGAGAATAATATAtcttaaaatttgtgtttttgtatgttttcttCCGATTAGACAACAAGGAAAACCTAGCCttaagtcacataatcctttaaGTAGTCCCTCCGCTACTAACTTTGCGCCCGTGCTCTCATCCACGCTCTTGcaaaattttaatagtttgaggtatttctaattaaaaaaacaatattttttgCTCGTGTTTCTGCTTGCACACACGAATTATGGGTCTTAAAATATGGAGTACTACATAGTACTACGTATTACTTTCTTTGTTGAGATGGACGACAAGATTGTGAACTGTTAACTGTAATCCAAATTCAAAAGTAGGGAGGATCCGATTCTTCTTGATCACCTCCACTCTCCTCTtcattcctcctcctcctctctctctctccaatatcATCATcatatttcttctttttgcagGACAAAAATGGAGCGAAATGTCAAGGTAGGATATGTATTttgctttcaatttttttttttttttttatcttcgtATTTTGCTTTCTTTGGTTTTCAGATAAAACGAAGTGAACAAAGTAATTTGGGGACAACTCATTTACTAGTACTAATTTGAGGACGGAATTCTAAGAATTCATCGTTACAACTCTCCACCATACTCGCCAAATCCTTGAGACTCTTTACAAGCTTAACATTAAAAACCATTGTAGCAGAAATGACAAACATGTTCTTGGCAAAGttctgtttcaaaaaaaaaaaaaaagatgattcaCCATACACTCCCTTTCCAATAACCATGGAAAACAttttgcaaaagaaaacaaatgataAACGactatgaaataaaaataaaaataaaaacataaacaagCAATTAGAAGACCGTACTTATTCTGGCAGAAGACAGTTTATCAACTCTTACCTTCCATGGTCAAAGTTAAAGAATACGAAAAATGCTCCAATGCAGGAGCCAAATTTGGCTTTCAAGTTGCAGAACATTCTAGATACTTTCAGAACCAAAATATCCAAGAACTCTCTATAATATTCTTGAACTTACCTTCCATGGTCAAAGTTAAAGAATACaaaaaatgctccaatgcaGGAGCCAAATTTGGCTTTCAAGTTGCAGAACATTCTAGATACTTTCAGAACCAAAATATCCAAGAACTCTCTATAATATTATTGAATGTATACTTTCAGAACCAAAATATCCAAGAACTCTCTATAATATTCTTGAACCATGGACAGTAAGCATTCTCGGGCAGGGAACACAAGGCTTCATGATGGAAACCTCCAAAGATGAATTGCGTCCGATAAGATCATCAACGATAGAAACCCCCAAAGATGAATTGTGTCCGATAAGAATATCAACGGTAACAGAGATAATGTCATACCGCCACAAGATCAAGAAGCTTTGCAACCAGTACTGGGCCGAGAAGCACCGGCCCAACCCTCACGCCGCCTGGGATAAGAGTTTTTTGATCTCATAGACCGGTTGGAGCACAGACTCGTCTCCAGCAACCCTATATGCTATTTGATTTAGAggaaagtctacaatatacACCCCTTAAAaaatgtgtaccatatgcacctattgtatAATTCATTAATTACATTTTAGTGCATtttataacttttgttctagaactcataaaatttcaGCTGTATGATTCGTAACactttcattatgattcataacattttggtgcatctcgtaacttttatactaaaaaatcataactttttagcatgGCCATGCAGGTTATATCAAATGACCCCTTTATTGGCGGTCGAATTGGAGAAGAGGAAATGAGCACTGTCTGCACTGAGTTCCTAGTTCCTAGACCATGCATGTTCTTTGGCAAGTAAGTTCTAGTgactgtgttttttctttttctttcaaaataatAGTTGACtcgatttttttcctttttttttttgcagcatAATTCCAAACGAGTGATATTTGACTCAAAATCTTCGTGTCCTTATGAGAGTTTGAGTGATTGACATTTTGAAATATGTCTTGTCTCTGCTACCACGTAAAAATAGAAATTAACACCAAATCAAAAGGGAATCCTTGCTAGTTTGCTTCCTGATTTGTGGTTTGAATGTGAATTGATATTGTAGTTCCTCCCACGATGATGATGATTATTTGGAACTACATCCAAACAACGCACAGGGTTTATGTTACGGGACTGCCGAATGATATTAATTTGGATGCGGTTGTAGGCTTCAGTTCTTGTTTCTGGACTTTCGTTCCTGCGCCTATTATGCATGACTTGGCTGGAGTATGTACACATCAACTCTTCTTTTATCGGGAACACTGATATAACAAAATTGATTGCAAGTTGTGGGAGTCTTTTCCAAGATCGGAAAAATACCGAAGGTACGAAATCTATCGTCTATCGGCCATGAGCGGGGTTTTCTATTGTTTGTTAGATCATTCCTCCCTCTGTCTCTCGAAAGAACTGCCTGTTATCCATGAAAAATCTCCAAATGAGCCTTTCCTTCCCTTTTGTAGCCTTCCACCTCATCAATGAACGACTATgatcattttcatccaatggCTCATATTTTTCTTCCTTGACCCTCCTGAAAAATATCTTTTCCCTCTTCATGTATCCACAATATTCTACAAATATCCACAGAAGCCTAGCATATAGTCGAGTGTTTTATAGTCTTCTAGACTTGCATATAATGGAGTCTTTTTCTCTAGAACTCACCAGGATTagaacttaatttttgaaagattaagatcCAAACTTGGATTGGTATTAGTGTAGATTCGCAAACAATCATTCTACCTCCACACCTAAACACATACCCATTTACACATTTCCACTCACAATAGAGATGGAGCCCATACATACTATGcacccagtgtgtgtgggccccacttCTATTGTGAATGAGAGTGTGCAAATAGATGTGTAAGTGggtgtggagttagaattttcaatttgcaaatgTGGAGTGCCAGCAAGGACAAAATCAGCCCTTATAGCTATTGTGTCAACCAATTGCAACAAACTAAATGTACTTCCAGCTTCTTTTAACGCCCAATTTGAGTTTACAGCTCTGAACTCTTGCCGCTTTAAGTTGTGTTCTCatcttttatgaaattttgtggctcatttttattgtaatttttgtgactCGTTTTATTTAGGGTGTACGGTACACTCTTTACAAATTTGGTGGttcattcttttgaatttttgtggctGGACATATGAAttttggagttgagttttgttcaccctccacttaagatgGTAAACATTACCCCTCCTTCGTATTGGTTGAAATTGTATGGATCCCAtcataaagtgatgtcatgcttaccaaaagcGTATTGCATGacaagcatgacatcactttgtgatgaGATCCActcaatttcaaccaataagaaggagggtaatgttcacatTCTTTTGAGGGTGAACAAattttt
The sequence above is drawn from the Rhododendron vialii isolate Sample 1 chromosome 6a, ASM3025357v1 genome and encodes:
- the LOC131331081 gene encoding protein DA1-like isoform X3 — translated: MGWLSKIFKGSSHKVSEGQYDWNDRYSEEETVGNEPSTSGDAGSETEDIDHAIALSLLEEDHKRKNVVDYESQLKEDEQIAKALQESWNIESPPRYGPGNGNGHGHGRGNANGNGNGRGNANGNGNGNVSGSGSGSWNGNGNIYQPMSYPYSTGVRVCAGCNTEIGYGRFLNCMNAVWHPECFRCHACNQPICDYEFSLSGNYPYHKFCYKENYHPKCDVCKHFIPTNAAGLIEYRAHPFWVQKYCPFHEHDGTPRCCSCERMEPRETKYVALEDGRKLCLECLDSAIMDTNQCQPLYLDIQEFYEGLNMKVEQQVPLLLVERQALNEAMDGEKSGHHHMPETRGLCLSEEQTVSTILRRPKIGAGNRVMNMITEPYKLIRRCEVTAILILYGLPRLLTGSILAHEMMHAWLRLQGYRTLSQDVEEGICQVLAHLWLESQIMSTSGSNGASTSSSASVSRSSKQGTRSPFERKLGDFFKHQIESDASPVYGNGFRAGNHAVLKYGLRMTLDHIRLTGGFPY
- the LOC131331081 gene encoding protein DA1-like isoform X2, with product MADKNFLDHTQIAFRLMGWLSKIFKGSSHKVSEGQYDWNDRYSEEETVGNEPSTSGDAGSETEDIDHAIALSLLEEDHKRKNVVDYESQLKEDEQIAKALQESWNIESPPRYGPGNGNGHGHGRGNANGNGNGRGNANGNGNGNVSGSGSGSWNGNGNIYQPMSYPYSTGVRVCAGCNTEIGYGRFLNCMNAVWHPECFRCHACNQPICDYEFSLSGNYPYHKFCYKENYHPKCDVCKHFIPTNAAGLIEYRAHPFWVQKYCPFHEHDGTPRCCSCERMEPRETKYVALEDGRKLCLECLDSAIMDTNQCQPLYLDIQEFYEGLNMKVEQQVPLLLVERQALNEAMDGEKSGHHHMPETRGLCLSEEQTVSTILRRPKIGAGNRVMNMITEPYKLIRRCEVTAILILYGLPRLLTGSILAHEMMHAWLRLQGYRTLSQDVEEGICQVLAHLWLESQIMSTSGSNGASTSSSASVSRSSKQGTRSPFERKLGDFFKHQIESDASPVYGNGFRAGNHAVLKYGLRMTLDHIRLTGGFPY
- the LOC131331081 gene encoding LIM domain-containing protein HDR3-like isoform X6 — its product is MTSQSNFVVGTDAYWEAALWLIAFRLMGWLSKIFKGSSHKVSEGQYDWNDRYSEEETVGNEPSTSGDAGSETEDIDHAIALSLLEEDHKRKNVVDYESQLKEDEQIAKALQESWNIESPPRYGPGNGNGHGHGRGNANGNGNGRGNANGNGNGNVSGSGSGSWNGNGNIYQPMSYPYSTGVRVCAGCNTEIGYGRFLNCMNAVWHPECFRCHACNQPICDYEFSLSGNYPYHKFCYKENYHPKCDVCKHFIPTNAAGLIEYRAHPFWVQKYCPFHEHDGTPRCCSCERMEGHHHMPETRGLCLSEEQTVSTILRRPKIGAGNRVMNMITEPYKLIRRCEVTAILILYGLPRLLTGSILAHEMMHAWLRLQGYRTLSQDVEEGICQVLAHLWLESQIMSTSGSNGASTSSSASVSRSSKQGTRSPFERKLGDFFKHQIESDASPVYGNGFRAGNHAVLKYGLRMTLDHIRLTGGFPY
- the LOC131331081 gene encoding protein DA1-like isoform X5 — translated: MTSQSNFVVGTDAYWEAALWLIAFRLMGWLSKIFKGSSHKVSEGQYDWNDRYSEEETVGNEPSTSGDAGSETEDIDHAIALSLLEEDHKRKNVVDYESQLKEDEQIAKALQESWNIESPPRYGPGNGNGHGHGRGNANGNGNGRGNANGNGNGNVSGSGSGSWNGNGNIYQPMSYPYSTGVRVCAGCNTEIGYGRFLNCMNAVWHPECFRCHACNQPICDYEPRETKYVALEDGRKLCLECLDSAIMDTNQCQPLYLDIQEFYEGLNMKVEQQVPLLLVERQALNEAMDGEKSGHHHMPETRGLCLSEEQTVSTILRRPKIGAGNRVMNMITEPYKLIRRCEVTAILILYGLPRLLTGSILAHEMMHAWLRLQGYRTLSQDVEEGICQVLAHLWLESQIMSTSGSNGASTSSSASVSRSSKQGTRSPFERKLGDFFKHQIESDASPVYGNGFRAGNHAVLKYGLRMTLDHIRLTGGFPY